Proteins encoded in a region of the Streptomyces sp. NBC_01298 genome:
- a CDS encoding helix-turn-helix domain-containing protein, translating into MADDYLVRIGKLIRDARQHRGWTQSQLADALGTSQSAVNRIERGNQNISLEMIARIGEALDSEIVSLGYAGPMHLRVVGGRRLSGAIDVKTSKNACVALLCASLLNKGRTVLRRVARIEEVYRLLEVLNSIGVRTRWINDGVDLELVPPARLDMDAMDADAARRTRSIIMFLGPLLHRMDHFKLPYAGGCDLGTRTIEPHMIALRRFGLDITATEGIYHAQVESGISPDRPIVLTERGDTVTENALLAAARHDGTTVIRNASSNYMVQDLCFFLEALGVRVDGVGTTTLTVHGVPNIDVDVDYSPSEDPVEAMSLLAAAVVTESELTIRRVPIEFMEIELAVLEEMGLDHDRSPEYTADNGRTRLVDLTVRPSKLEAPIDKIHPMPFPGLNIDNVPFFAAIAAVAQGQTLIHDWVYDNRAIYLTDLNRLGGRLQLLDPHRVLVEGPTRWRAAEMMCPPALRPAVVVLLAMMAAEGTSVLRNVYVINRGYEELAERLNSVGAQIEIFRDI; encoded by the coding sequence ATGGCAGACGACTACCTCGTACGCATCGGCAAGCTCATCCGTGACGCCCGGCAGCACCGGGGCTGGACACAGAGTCAGCTCGCGGACGCCCTCGGCACCAGCCAGAGCGCCGTGAACCGGATCGAGCGCGGCAACCAGAACATCAGCCTTGAGATGATCGCGCGCATCGGGGAAGCCCTCGACAGCGAAATCGTCTCCCTGGGCTACGCCGGTCCGATGCACCTGCGCGTGGTCGGCGGTCGCCGCCTGTCCGGCGCGATCGACGTCAAGACGAGCAAGAACGCGTGCGTGGCCCTGCTGTGCGCCTCGCTGCTCAACAAGGGCCGTACGGTCCTGCGCCGGGTCGCCCGCATCGAGGAGGTCTACCGCCTCCTGGAGGTCCTGAACTCCATCGGCGTCCGCACCCGCTGGATCAACGACGGCGTCGACCTGGAACTCGTACCGCCGGCCCGCCTCGACATGGACGCGATGGACGCGGACGCGGCCCGCCGCACCCGCAGCATCATCATGTTCCTGGGCCCCCTGCTCCACCGGATGGACCACTTCAAGCTGCCGTACGCCGGCGGCTGCGACCTCGGCACCCGCACCATCGAGCCGCACATGATCGCCCTGCGCCGCTTCGGCCTGGACATCACCGCGACCGAGGGCATCTACCACGCCCAGGTCGAGTCCGGGATCTCCCCGGACCGCCCGATCGTGCTGACCGAGCGCGGGGACACCGTCACCGAGAACGCGCTGCTGGCCGCCGCCCGGCACGACGGCACCACCGTCATCCGCAACGCCTCCTCCAACTACATGGTCCAGGACCTGTGCTTCTTCCTGGAGGCCCTCGGCGTCCGCGTGGACGGCGTGGGCACCACGACCCTCACCGTCCACGGCGTCCCGAACATCGACGTGGACGTGGACTACTCCCCCTCGGAGGACCCGGTCGAGGCGATGAGCCTGCTGGCCGCCGCCGTGGTCACGGAGTCCGAACTCACCATCCGCCGGGTGCCGATCGAGTTCATGGAGATCGAGCTCGCGGTCCTGGAGGAGATGGGCCTCGACCACGACCGCTCCCCCGAGTACACGGCCGACAACGGCCGCACCCGCCTGGTGGACCTCACCGTCCGCCCGTCGAAGCTCGAAGCGCCGATCGACAAGATCCACCCGATGCCCTTCCCCGGGCTGAACATCGACAACGTCCCCTTCTTCGCCGCCATCGCGGCCGTGGCCCAGGGCCAGACCCTGATCCACGACTGGGTGTACGACAACCGCGCCATCTACCTCACGGACCTCAACCGCCTCGGCGGCCGCCTCCAACTCCTGGACCCCCACCGCGTCCTGGTCGAGGGCCCCACCCGCTGGCGCGCGGCGGAGATGATGTGCCCGCCGGCCCTGCGCCCGGCGGTGGTGGTCCTCCTGGCGATGATGGCGGCCGAGGGCACCTCGGTCCTGCGCAACGTCTACGTCATCAACCGCGGCTACGAGGAACTGGCGGAGCGCCTCAACTCGGTGGGCGCCCAGATCGAGATCTTCCGCGACATCTAG